From one Anopheles bellator chromosome 1, idAnoBellAS_SP24_06.2, whole genome shotgun sequence genomic stretch:
- the LOC131209678 gene encoding prestin: protein MINQKAPLEDDRTTKGKPQYSEQSYLVSRQCLQREDFNQLSQYERLKPTAIDSIGSSIRKVKCLTTLAGFFPIVQWLPQYSLKNDLVSDMTAGLTVAVLQIPQGMAYGILAGVTANVGLYMAFFNCLVYAVFGTSRHISMGTFAVTSLMTAKIVVTHATAIPSMVPNGTDTVMPTLSPTDDVLYTPIQVATAASFVAGIYYFMMSVARLGMLSSLLSEPLVSGFTTAAAVHVMVTQVKDLLGISIPRYKGAFKVILSLRAIFGEVQNSNLTAVYTSVVVILFMIFMNEYLKPWLAGKCRFPLPAELIAVVGGTVVSYLIGLGPKFGVGLVGAIPTGIPPPEFPPLALIKAVAVDSIAVTIVGYSIVMSMGMIFAQKDNYEVRPNQELVALGATNVVGSMFSCIPTACSLSRSLIQHQTGGKTQIAGIFSSLIILVILLWLGPYFESLPRCVLAGIIVVALKGMLIQVYHIKKFHREGQLELFVWLVTFLSVVIIDIDLGLLIGVVVSLVALYVKGWKTYYSLLGTVPDTAIYVDIGSHQRAEELPYIKIFKYTGAINFANKTTFRKALYKQTKVLQRTNVSLVPRYNGESTGLQATRTVIIDLSSVPHIDTAACKMFTDIKTQLEKLSVTLLLATPADCVYDTLIHAEAIGEGGFLIFPTIHDAVLHAQGSLSNV, encoded by the exons ATGATCAACCAGAAGGCGCCGCTGGAAGACGACAG AACGACGAAAGGGAAGCCCCAGTACAGCGAGCAATCGTACCTGGTCAGCCGGCAGTGCCTTCAGCGGGAAGATTTTAACCAACTATCGCAGTACGAACGACTCAAACCGACCG caaTAGATTCGATCGGATCCTCCATACGGAAAGTCAAGTGCCTGACGACCTTAGCAGGATTCTTTCCGATCGTACAATGGCTACCACAATACTCACTGAAGAACGATCTTGTGAGCGACATGACGGCCGGGCTGACGGTGGCGGTCCTGCAAATCCCGCAGGGCATGGCCTATGGAATACTGGCCGGTGTTACCGCGAACGTCGGACTGTACATGGCCTTTTTCAACTGTCTCGTGTACGCTGTCTTCGGTACGTCACGCCACATTTCAATGGGAACGTTCGCCGTAACGAGTTTGATGACGGCGAAAATTGTAGTAACCCACGCGACGGCCATTCCATCGATGGTG CCCAACGGAACCGATACCGTGATGCCAACGTTAAGCCCAACCGATGATGTCCTTTACACTCCCATCCAAGTCGCGACTGCTGCCTCGTTTGTAGCTGGAATTTATTAC TTTATGATGAGCGTGGCCCGCCTCGGAATGCTTTCGTCGCTGTTGAGTGAACCGCTAGTCAGTGGCTttacgacggcggccgccgtccaTGTCATGGTGACGCAAGTGAAGGACCTCCTGGGCATCTCCATACCGCGGTACAAGGGAGCGTTCAAGGTGATCCTCTCGCTGCGGGCGATCTTCGGGGAAGTCCAAAACTCCAATCTGACGGCCGTCTACACCTCCGTGGTGGTGATTCTTTTCATGATCTTTATGAACGAGTACCTAAAACCGTGGCTTGCGGGAAAGTGCCGGTTTCCGCTTCCCGCCGAACTGATCGCCGTTGTAGGCGGTACGGTTGTGTCGTACTTAATAGGATTAGGGCCAAAGTTTGGTGTTGGTTTGGTGGGCGCGATACCGACGGG TATTCCACCACCTGAATTTCCCCCATTGGCTCTTATTAAAGCGGTTGCAGTTGACAGTATCGCAGTCACGATCGTGGGCTACTCGATCGTTATGTCGATGGGAATGATTTTCGCCCAGAAGGATAACTACGAGGTGCGCCCGAATCAGGAACTTGTGGCGCTCGGTGCTACGAATGTGGTTGGATCGATGTTTTCCTGCATACCAACCGCCTGCTCACTGTCCCGTTCTCTAATCCAGCACCAGACGGGAGGCAAAACTCAGATTGCGGGAATCTTTTCGTCCCTCATCATACTGGTGATACTCTTGTGGTTGGGTCCGTACTTTGAAAGCTTGCCGCGTTGCGTGCTGGCTGGTATCATCGTGGTGGCGCTCAAGGGCATGCTGATCCAGGTTTACCACATCAAAAAGTTCCATCGTGAGGGACAACTCGAGCTGTTCGTCTGGTTGGTCACGTTTCTTTCGGTCGTCATCATTGACATCGACCTCGGGCTACTGATTGGAGTGGTCGTCTCGCTGGTCGCCTTATACGTGAAGGGCTGGAAGACGTACTACAGCTTACTGGGCACTGTGCCCGATACCGCCATCTACGTTGACATCGGCAGTCACCAGCGGGCTGAGGAGCTGCCGTACATTAAGATCTTCAAGTACAccggtgcaataaattttgccaACAAGACCACCTTCAGGAAAGCCCTGTATAAGCAGACGAAGGTTCTGCAGCGCACGAACGTATCGTTAGTGCCACGCTACAACGGCGAATCGACGGGACTGCAAGCGACAAGAACGGTTATAATCGATTTGAGTAGTGTGCCGCATATCGATACTGCGGCTTGCAAAATGTTCACCGATATTAAGACACAGTTGGAGAAGCTCAGTGTAACGCTTCTACTGGCCACTCCGGCGGACTGTGTCTACGATACGTTAATCCACGCGGAAGCAATCGGAGAAGGAGGATTCCTCATCTTCCCAACCATACACGACGCGGTTTTGCACGCACAGGGATCCCTTTCCAATGTGTAA
- the LOC131214010 gene encoding carboxylesterase 5A, with protein MRRTRRTLLAVLTVAAVLSSLRLTTGQIQDATVVLGQGALVGLKVFPETSRIPIFTYLGVPYAKPPLNELRFAPPVPSTGWNRTLYARDFKPICPQIENNSYEDLGAGRQFRARHTSEDCLYLNVWIPETAIRYGGFPVLVMITGEEMAFDWNANRATGLDLAADGIIVVTVQYRSNVFGWLSLGQRYAPGNLGLLDQHLALVWIKDNIQKFGGDTNRVTLLGHGSTGAPNVMAHMVSPRARGLFGRAIIMSGTIYSPYAAINVDTQLSQEIVKILACNYDVGRNVLKCLQQKSIHDLLRAYEHVYRNGNYTVNLGPIVDHYLPSGDRYVVDDPRALFTAKALVNEDMPIMFGITSNEGAFLYSHWIELARQGYDSLRKYINATLLPNIIEQYHFEGVGQEQIRETINWRFFDQIPPTVADHLRAIVKLVSETRHEIPFYRTVQVLSSPKPPPKLIAIGTVEGEFVNAEQQTVKQHASGPVFAYLFHHPNSMDMRGRINYFGGASHSSDLPFLMGPSLYREIGRKRLSLTEDKLCKKIRSLFAEFIKGGNPTPGRQFDAWAPYTEKLKYIKLISVKQESVHRNDHTSIENTFEDNLQEIEEKLLATEGPPGELAAGNTPPNPYLLGADLLADQESSRTSKSAVYLGGASRDSEYFYYLRKINSFWEQFLPKLSQIVNETNQEKLRNRRIDLTLEEEQDLFRETAAASKYKHAFFSMLTLVCMLLAVLCMCVYVLRKNSTKSLSSIL; from the exons ATGCGGCGCACAAGGAGGACGCTACTCGCGGTACTGACTGTGGCCGCGGTGCTATCATCGCTTAGACTAACCACTGGCCAAATCCAAGATGCCACCGTCGTGCTTGGCCAGGGTGCTCTCGTGGGG CTGAAGGTGTTCCCCGAGACATCCCGAATACCGATCTTCACCTATCTCGGAGTGCCGTACGCGAAACCCCCACTGAATGAGCTCCGCTTCGCGCCACCCGTCCCAAGTACCGGCTGGAATCGGACACTCTATGCGCGCGACTTCAAACCCATCTGTCCGCAGATTGAAAACAATAGCTACGAAGACCTGGGTGCCGGTCGGCAGTTTCGGGCACGCCACACCAGCGAAGATTGTCTGTACCTGAACGTGTGGATTCCGGAAACGGCCATCCGGTACGGCGGCTTCCCCGTGCTGGTGATGATCACGGGCGAGGAGATGGCGTTCGACTGGAACGCGAACCGGGCCACCGGACTCGACCTGGCCGCCGACGGCATCATCGTGGTGACGGTGCAGTACCGGAGCAACGTGTTCGGGTGGCTCTCGTTGGGCCAACGGTACGCACCCGGCAACCTGGGGCTGCTGGACCAGCACCTGGCGCTGGTCTGGATAAAGGATAACATCCAGAAGTTCGGCGGGGACACTAACCGCGTCACGCTACTCGGCCACGGCAGTACCGGAGCTCCGAACGTGATGGCGCACATGGTGAGCCCTCGGGCTCGGGGACTCTTCGGCCGGGCGATTATAATGTCCGGCACGATCTACTCACCGTACGCGGCGATCAACGTCGACACGCAGCTGTCGCAGGAGATCGTTAAGATACTGGCGTGCAACTACGACGTCGGACGCAACGTGCTGAAGTGTTTGCAGCAGAAAAGTATCCACGATCTGTTGCGGGCGTACGAGCACGTGTACCGGAACGGGAACTACACCGTGAATTTGGGGCCGATCGTGGACCATTATCTACCGTCGGGCGATCGGTACGTGGTGGACGATCCTCGGGCGCTGTTCACGGCCAAAGCGCTGGTCAACGAGGATATGCCGATCATGTTCGGTATCACCAGCAACGAGGGAGCGTTCCTTTACAGCCACTGGATCGAGCTGGCCCGTCAGGGTTACGATTCATTGAGGAAGTACATAAACGCGACGCTGCTGCCCAACATCATTGAGCAGTACCACTTCGAGGGCGTTGGACAGGAACAG ATACGGGAAACGATCAATTGGCGATTTTTCGACCAGATCCCTCCAACGGTTGCCGACCATCTTCGGGCGATCGTGAAGCTGGTGTCAGAAACCCGCCACGAGATACCGTTCTACCGCACGGTCCAGGTGCTGAGCAGTCCGAAGCCGCCGCCAAAGCTGATAGCGATCGGCACGGTCGAGGGAGAGTTCGTCAACGCCGAGCAGCAGACTGTTAAGCAGCACGCCTCTGGGCCGGTGTTCGCGTACTTGTTCCACCATCCCAACTCGATGGACATGCGGGGCCGTATCAACTATTTCGGCGGGGCGTCACACTCCTCCGATCTGCCATTCTTGATGGGCCCCAGCCTTTACCGGGAGATTGGCCGGAAGCGCTTGTCGCTCACCGAGGACAAGTTGTGCAAGAAGATCCGGTCACTGTTTGCCGAGTTCATCAAGGGAGG CAACCCAACACCTGGCCGCCAGTTTGACGCTTGGGCACCGTACACGGAGAAGCTGAAGTACATCAAACTCATCTCGGTGAAACAGGAATCGGTGCACCGGAACGACCACACGTCAATCGAGAACACGTTCGAGGACAACCTGCAGGAGATAGAGGAGAaactgctggccaccgaagggcCACCTGGGGAACTGGCGGCCGGGAATACGCCCCCAAACCCGTACCTTCTTGGGGCCGACCTGCTGGCCGACCAGGAGAGCTCGCGGACGTCCAAGAGCGCAGTCTACCTGGGCGGGGCGAGTCGTGACTCGGAGTACTTCTACTATCTGCGCAAGATCAACAGCTTCTGGGAGCAGTTCCTGCCCAAGCTGAGCCAGATCGTGAACGAGACGAACCAGGAGAAGCTGCGCAACCGCCGCATCGACCTGACGCTCGAGGAGGAGCAAGACCTGTTCCGCGAAACGGCCGCCGCCTCCAAGTACAAGCACGCGTTTTTCTCGATGCTCACGCTCGTCTGCATGCTACTGGCGGTGCTTTGCATGTGTGTGTACGTCCTGCGAAAGAACAGCACCAAGAGTCTGTCCAGTATCTTATGA